The Thermotoga sp. genome window below encodes:
- the fliJ gene encoding flagellar export protein FliJ, translated as MAFKFRLQRIYEVRRKEEETLKSDLSKISEKIENLRDIIQQLTRKKKQIESNFLQKGQLSKKDLLELECEITFYEVEIEKYREELQKLLKEQERIRENLLEKMKERKMLEKLRERRFREYLTEENLRERRKMDEIAERKFWWS; from the coding sequence GTGGCCTTTAAGTTTAGACTCCAGAGGATATACGAAGTTCGAAGAAAGGAAGAAGAAACTTTAAAAAGTGATCTCTCAAAGATCTCTGAAAAAATCGAAAATCTCAGAGACATTATACAACAATTGACCAGAAAAAAGAAACAAATAGAAAGCAACTTTCTTCAGAAAGGACAGCTCTCGAAGAAAGATTTACTCGAACTCGAATGTGAGATAACTTTTTACGAAGTGGAGATAGAAAAGTATCGGGAAGAACTGCAGAAGCTGCTGAAAGAACAGGAAAGAATCAGGGAAAATCTTTTGGAGAAGATGAAAGAGAGAAAGATGCTTGAGAAGTTGAGAGAGAGAAGATTCAGAGAGTATCTGACGGAAGAGAACCTGAGGGAAAGAAGAAAGATGGACGAAATCGCCGAGAGAAAATTCTGGTGGAGTTAG
- the tmung gene encoding type-4 uracil-DNA glycosylase translates to MFTKEELMEIVVERVRECTMCPLHLTRTNVVVGEGSLDTKIVFVGEGPGEEEDRTGRPFVGRAGMLLTELLNEVGIKREDVYICNVVKCRPPNNRTPTLEEMFACGHFLLAQLEIINPSVVVALGATALSFFMDGKKVSITRVRGNPIDWLGGKKIVPTFHPSYLLRNRSKELRKIVLEDLEKAKSFIKEGR, encoded by the coding sequence TTGTTCACCAAGGAAGAACTCATGGAGATAGTGGTAGAAAGGGTTAGAGAATGCACCATGTGTCCGCTGCACCTTACAAGAACTAATGTCGTCGTGGGGGAAGGAAGCTTGGACACGAAGATCGTCTTCGTCGGTGAGGGTCCTGGGGAAGAAGAAGACAGGACGGGAAGGCCGTTCGTTGGAAGAGCAGGCATGCTCCTGACTGAGCTTTTGAACGAGGTGGGAATCAAACGAGAAGATGTCTACATCTGTAATGTTGTGAAATGCAGACCTCCTAACAACCGTACCCCAACATTGGAAGAAATGTTTGCATGTGGACATTTTTTGCTCGCACAGCTTGAAATCATAAACCCGAGTGTCGTAGTTGCTCTGGGAGCCACTGCCCTGTCCTTTTTCATGGATGGAAAGAAGGTGTCCATAACCAGGGTGCGTGGAAATCCCATAGATTGGCTGGGGGGAAAGAAAATTGTCCCAACGTTTCATCCGAGTTATCTTCTGAGGAACAGGAGTAAAGAACTGAGGAAGATCGTCCTGGAAGATCTGGAGAAAGCAAAAAGTTTCATAAAGGAGGGTCGATAA
- a CDS encoding YifB family Mg chelatase-like AAA ATPase, with the protein MNYSRLSSATLQGIEAMRIDVEVDFDNRSVFNDIDVVGLGDTAVKESRKRVKSAILNSGFSLPHGKFVVNLAPGDLKKEGSMLDLPIALCILASTGIVQVSENILAVGELSLNGEVKRVNGILPVLLSLSGHFKGTVVIPKENEEEATCVKDLHVYTVESLRECVEFLRGDKMLEEVEYVGIRESVPDYSVDFSDVRDHEMVKRAVEIAVAGFHNILMVGNPGSGKTMIAKRIPTIFPPMSEEEIIETSKVYSAAGCLGLVRKRPFRSPHHTASTVSIIGGGTTPKPGEISLAHNGVLFLDELPEFKRDVLEALRQPLEEQCVTISRAKFSVTYPARFMMVGAMNPCPCGNLGDPKQPCVCSPRDILRYKKKISGPLLDRIDIVVNVPKLSFEEMMKKPEGEKSASIRERVMRAREIQLQRFQNTPISYNSQMTHRMLREHVKLDDKSEDLLEKYVERYGLSGRRIDKVLRLSRTIADLDGEKRVRMRHLAEALQYRFRDD; encoded by the coding sequence GTGAACTACAGCCGTCTTTCTTCCGCTACTCTGCAGGGTATAGAGGCGATGAGGATAGATGTGGAGGTGGATTTCGACAACAGAAGTGTCTTCAACGATATCGACGTGGTGGGACTCGGGGACACTGCTGTGAAAGAAAGCAGAAAGAGGGTGAAGAGCGCCATACTGAACAGTGGTTTCTCCCTGCCCCACGGAAAGTTCGTTGTGAATCTTGCACCCGGAGACCTGAAGAAGGAAGGTTCTATGCTCGATCTTCCGATAGCCCTGTGTATTCTTGCCTCGACAGGCATCGTTCAGGTGAGTGAAAACATCCTCGCTGTTGGAGAACTGTCCTTGAACGGTGAGGTGAAGCGTGTAAACGGCATTCTACCCGTTCTTCTGTCTCTTTCAGGGCATTTCAAAGGAACCGTCGTGATACCAAAGGAAAACGAAGAAGAAGCAACATGTGTGAAGGATCTTCACGTCTACACGGTGGAGTCCCTTAGAGAGTGTGTGGAGTTCTTGAGAGGAGACAAGATGTTAGAAGAGGTCGAATACGTCGGAATAAGAGAGAGCGTGCCAGATTACTCCGTCGATTTTTCGGACGTTCGAGACCATGAGATGGTGAAAAGGGCTGTTGAGATAGCGGTCGCAGGGTTTCACAACATCCTCATGGTGGGAAATCCTGGTTCTGGAAAGACCATGATCGCAAAGAGGATCCCCACCATTTTCCCTCCGATGTCAGAAGAGGAAATCATCGAGACAAGCAAGGTGTACAGTGCTGCTGGCTGTCTCGGTCTTGTTCGAAAACGACCGTTTCGTTCACCGCACCACACGGCTTCGACTGTTTCCATCATTGGTGGCGGTACAACGCCAAAACCCGGGGAGATCTCCCTGGCACACAACGGTGTTCTCTTCCTCGACGAACTTCCGGAGTTCAAAAGGGACGTACTCGAAGCCCTGAGACAACCGCTCGAGGAACAATGCGTCACCATCTCGAGAGCGAAGTTCTCCGTAACCTATCCCGCCCGTTTCATGATGGTTGGAGCGATGAACCCATGCCCCTGCGGGAATCTCGGGGATCCGAAACAGCCCTGTGTCTGTTCCCCAAGGGACATCCTGAGATACAAAAAGAAGATATCAGGACCTCTTCTGGACAGAATAGACATCGTTGTGAACGTTCCAAAACTCTCCTTCGAAGAGATGATGAAAAAACCCGAAGGGGAAAAGAGTGCATCCATAAGAGAGCGAGTCATGAGGGCAAGGGAGATACAGCTCCAACGTTTCCAGAACACACCCATCTCTTACAACTCTCAGATGACACACAGGATGTTGAGAGAACATGTAAAGCTGGATGATAAAAGTGAAGATTTGCTGGAAAAGTACGTGGAAAGATACGGACTTTCCGGTAGGAGGATCGACAAGGTATTGAGGCTTTCGAGAACGATAGCCGATCTAGATGGCGAAAAAAGAGTGAGAATGAGACATTTAGCAGAGGCACTGCAGTACAGGTTCAGAGACGACTAA